One window of the Desulfonatronum sp. SC1 genome contains the following:
- a CDS encoding DUF1566 domain-containing protein, whose product MTDMQTGLMWTKNANMFGSMDWDSATSRCVSLAVDSITGWRLPLIHEFPEIYGATRGEHPFEGIQGDYYWTSTHYTGYGENIRWAMNMLAGSLTRLHHITNRYYIWCVRNTY is encoded by the coding sequence GTGACGGATATGCAGACGGGATTGATGTGGACCAAAAATGCCAACATGTTTGGCAGTATGGATTGGGATTCCGCCACTTCTCGATGTGTTTCGCTTGCCGTGGATAGCATTACCGGGTGGAGACTGCCCTTAATACATGAGTTCCCAGAAATTTACGGGGCAACTCGCGGTGAGCATCCCTTTGAAGGAATCCAAGGTGATTATTATTGGACTAGCACTCATTACACAGGTTATGGGGAAAACATTCGTTGGGCCATGAACATGCTGGCAGGAAGCTTAACCCGTCTGCATCATATAACAAATCGATACTACATCTGGTGTGTCCGCAATACATATTGA